From the genome of Streptomyces sp. NBC_01260, one region includes:
- a CDS encoding ABC transporter ATP-binding protein: MTTAVTIPRHGGTGRRTAVAARARQVVKAYGVGETRVVALDHVDVDIARGQFTAIMGPSGSGKSTLMHCLAGLDTVTSGQIHLAETEITGLKDKKLTQLRRDRIGFIFQAFNLLPTLNALENITLPMDIAGRRPDAAWLRQVVETVGLSDRLKHRPTELSGGQQQRVAVARALAAQPEIIFGDEPTGNLDSRAGAEVLDFLRKSVDELGQTIVMVTHDPVAASYADRVLYLADGRIVDEMLNPSADQVLDRMKDFDARGRTS; the protein is encoded by the coding sequence GTGACAACGGCTGTAACCATTCCCAGGCACGGGGGCACTGGAAGGCGTACGGCTGTTGCTGCGCGAGCGCGGCAGGTCGTCAAGGCGTACGGGGTGGGGGAGACCCGGGTCGTCGCGCTCGACCATGTCGATGTGGACATCGCACGGGGGCAGTTCACGGCCATCATGGGCCCGTCCGGCTCCGGCAAGTCGACGCTGATGCACTGCCTGGCCGGGCTGGACACCGTGACGTCCGGTCAGATCCACCTCGCCGAGACCGAGATCACCGGGCTCAAGGACAAGAAGCTGACCCAACTCCGCCGCGACCGCATCGGGTTCATCTTCCAGGCGTTCAACCTCCTGCCGACGCTCAACGCGCTGGAGAACATCACGCTGCCGATGGACATCGCGGGCCGCAGGCCGGACGCCGCCTGGCTGCGGCAGGTCGTGGAGACCGTGGGCCTCTCCGACCGGCTGAAGCACCGGCCGACCGAGCTCTCCGGCGGCCAGCAGCAGCGGGTCGCGGTGGCGCGGGCGCTCGCCGCCCAGCCGGAGATCATCTTCGGCGACGAGCCGACCGGGAACCTGGACTCGCGGGCCGGCGCCGAGGTGCTGGACTTCCTGCGCAAGTCCGTCGACGAGCTGGGCCAGACCATCGTCATGGTCACCCACGACCCGGTCGCCGCCTCCTACGCGGACCGGGTGCTGTACCTCGCCGACGGGCGCATCGTCGACGAGATGCTCAACCCGAGTGCCGATCAGGTGCTGGACCGGATGAAGGACTTCGACGCGCGCGGGCGGACCTCATGA
- a CDS encoding ABC transporter permease: protein MTVWKTSMRNFFAHKGRMALSAVAVLLSVAFVCGTLVFTDTMNTTFDKLFAATSADVTVSPKSAKADDTPQNGKPESLPASVVAQVERADGVKKAEGSVSSMAVTVVDSHNKNMGSETGAPTIAGNWTQNELRSMEITSGHAPRGPTEVMVDADTADKHHLKLGDELRTIAVTGDIRARISGIAAFKVTNPGAAIVYLDTATAQQKLLGARDVFTQISVTAEPGVSDEQLKRNVATALDGPAAYKLLTQKEAAEANKDSMGSFLDVMKYAMLGFAGIAFLVGIFLIVNTFSMLVAQRTREIGLMRAIGSSRKQVNRSVLLEAVLLGIVGSILGVAAGVGLAVGLMKVMGAVGMELSTEDLTIAWTTPVLGLALGIIVTVLAAYVPARRAGKVSPMAALRDAGTPADAKSGWIRAGLGLVLTGAGVAALWTTAQADKASEGSLFLGLGVVLTLIGFIVIGPLLAGVVVRALSVVVLRLFGPVGRLAERNALRNPRRTGATGAALMIGLALVACLSVVGSSMVASATDELDKSVGADFIVQVGSGDSGRPVSRQASAAVEGAPHLAHVTHLKEVHAKLTLPGGGTEKVGLTAADPTYAQDLRRDTLSGELSAAYGKDAMSVGSKFAKRHGIKVGDRLKAAFEHGSTATLKVAAITSDDSALDTGAMYTNITTAARHVPADRMPLDAIVFAKAAPDQQDQAYKSLKAAVATDPTIKVFDQTDFKQELKDQIGQLLKIVYGLLALAIIVAVLGVVNTLALSVVERTREIGLIRAIGLSRRQLRRMIRLESVVIAVFGALLGLVLGMGWGAVAHKLLALEGMKILEIPWPTIIAVFVGSAFVGLFAALVPAFRAGRMNVLNAIATE from the coding sequence ATGACCGTCTGGAAGACCTCGATGCGCAACTTCTTCGCGCACAAGGGGCGGATGGCGCTGTCCGCCGTCGCCGTCCTGCTGTCGGTGGCGTTCGTGTGCGGCACGCTCGTCTTCACCGACACGATGAACACCACGTTCGACAAGCTCTTCGCCGCGACGTCGGCCGACGTCACCGTCAGCCCGAAGTCCGCGAAGGCCGACGACACCCCCCAGAACGGCAAGCCCGAGTCGCTGCCCGCCTCCGTGGTCGCGCAGGTCGAGAGGGCCGACGGGGTGAAGAAGGCCGAGGGCTCCGTCTCCAGCATGGCCGTCACGGTCGTCGACAGCCACAACAAGAACATGGGCTCCGAGACCGGCGCCCCCACGATCGCCGGCAACTGGACGCAGAACGAACTGCGTTCCATGGAGATCACCTCCGGCCACGCACCGCGCGGCCCGACCGAGGTGATGGTCGACGCCGACACCGCGGACAAGCACCACCTGAAGCTCGGTGACGAGCTGCGCACCATCGCCGTCACCGGCGACATCCGGGCGAGGATCAGCGGCATCGCCGCCTTCAAGGTCACCAACCCCGGTGCCGCGATCGTCTACCTCGACACCGCCACCGCCCAGCAGAAACTGCTCGGCGCCCGCGACGTCTTCACCCAGATCTCCGTCACCGCCGAACCGGGCGTCAGTGACGAGCAGTTGAAGCGGAACGTCGCCACCGCCCTGGACGGTCCGGCCGCGTACAAGCTCCTGACCCAGAAGGAGGCCGCGGAGGCCAACAAGGACTCCATGGGCTCGTTCCTCGACGTCATGAAGTACGCGATGCTCGGCTTCGCCGGGATCGCCTTCCTCGTCGGCATCTTCCTGATCGTCAACACCTTCTCGATGCTGGTCGCCCAGCGCACCCGCGAGATCGGCCTGATGCGGGCCATCGGCTCCAGCCGCAAGCAGGTCAACCGGTCCGTGCTGCTCGAAGCGGTGCTGCTCGGCATCGTCGGATCGATCCTCGGCGTCGCCGCCGGGGTCGGCCTGGCCGTCGGCCTGATGAAGGTCATGGGCGCGGTGGGCATGGAGCTGTCCACCGAGGACCTCACCATCGCCTGGACGACTCCGGTGCTCGGACTCGCGCTCGGCATCATCGTGACCGTCCTCGCCGCCTACGTCCCGGCCCGCCGGGCCGGCAAGGTCTCCCCGATGGCCGCCCTGCGCGACGCCGGAACCCCGGCGGACGCCAAGTCGGGCTGGATCCGGGCCGGCCTCGGCCTGGTCCTCACCGGCGCCGGCGTGGCCGCGCTGTGGACGACGGCCCAGGCGGACAAGGCGAGCGAGGGCTCGCTCTTCCTCGGCCTGGGCGTGGTCCTCACCCTCATCGGCTTCATCGTGATCGGCCCGCTGCTCGCCGGTGTGGTCGTTCGGGCGCTCAGCGTCGTCGTCCTGCGCCTGTTCGGCCCGGTCGGCCGGCTGGCGGAGCGCAACGCCCTGCGCAACCCGCGCCGCACCGGGGCGACCGGCGCCGCCCTGATGATCGGCCTGGCCCTGGTGGCCTGCCTGTCGGTGGTCGGCTCCTCGATGGTCGCCTCGGCCACCGACGAGCTGGACAAGTCGGTGGGGGCCGACTTCATCGTGCAGGTGGGCAGCGGCGACAGCGGGAGGCCGGTCAGCCGGCAGGCCTCCGCAGCGGTCGAGGGCGCACCCCACCTGGCCCACGTCACCCATCTCAAGGAGGTGCACGCCAAGCTGACGCTGCCGGGAGGCGGCACCGAGAAGGTGGGTCTGACCGCCGCCGATCCGACGTACGCGCAGGACCTCAGGCGCGACACGCTGTCGGGTGAGCTCTCCGCCGCCTACGGCAAGGACGCGATGTCCGTCGGTTCGAAGTTCGCGAAGCGCCACGGGATCAAGGTCGGGGACCGGCTGAAGGCCGCCTTCGAGCACGGCTCGACAGCGACGCTGAAGGTCGCCGCCATCACCTCCGACGACTCCGCCCTCGACACCGGGGCGATGTACACGAACATCACCACGGCGGCGCGCCACGTCCCGGCCGACCGCATGCCGCTGGACGCGATCGTGTTTGCGAAGGCGGCGCCGGACCAGCAGGACCAGGCGTACAAGTCGCTCAAGGCCGCCGTGGCCACGGACCCGACCATCAAGGTGTTCGACCAGACCGATTTCAAGCAGGAGCTGAAGGACCAGATCGGTCAGCTGCTGAAGATTGTCTACGGACTGCTCGCCCTGGCCATCATCGTCGCGGTGCTCGGAGTCGTGAACACCCTCGCGCTCTCGGTGGTGGAGCGTACCCGGGAGATCGGCCTCATTCGCGCCATCGGCCTTTCCCGCCGGCAACTCCGTCGCATGATCCGGCTGGAATCCGTGGTGATCGCCGTCTTCGGCGCTCTGCTCGGACTCGTCCTCGGAATGGGCTGGGGAGCGGTGGCACACAAGCTGCTCGCACTGGAGGGGATGAAGATCCTCGAAATCCCCTGGCCGACCATCATCGCGGTATTCGTCGGTTCGGCCTTCGTCGGACTGTTCGCGGCCCTGGTCCCGGCATTCCGGGCCGGCCGGATGAACGTCCTGAACGCCATCGCGACGGAATAG